From Nyctibius grandis isolate bNycGra1 chromosome 27, bNycGra1.pri, whole genome shotgun sequence, one genomic window encodes:
- the LOC137674161 gene encoding pepsin B-like — MWWLVLALLCLPLGEGMVRIPLRKGRSLREVMREKGVPEGFLKQLKGDPGRKYQLSNDVAYEPLMNYLDSYYFGEISIGTPPQNFLVLFDTGSGNLWVPSTSCQTAACENHSRFNPSQSSTFSGIDATYTLSYGFGDVSVELGYDTVTIQNIVVSSQEFGLSLNEPTSPFYYLDFDGILGMSYPGVGISGYNTLMQNMLQQNQLSEPIFSFYYSNPTYNYGGEVILGGIDTQLYSGEILWTPVVQELYWKIGIEEFSIGQSATGWCSQGCYGIVDTGTFLLTVPGQFMSTFLGALGAEETDNGFLVDCSSVQSMPTLYFTISGAQLPLPPSVYVLNNNGVCTVAVESTYVSSGSGQPLWILGNIFLRQYYSIFDMANNRVGLALSA, encoded by the exons ATGTGGTGGCTGGtgctggccctgctctgcctcccacTCGGGGAGGGGATGGTGAG GATCCCCctgaggaaaggcaggtccCTGCGGGAGGTGATGAGAGAGAAAGGGGTGCCGGAGGGTTTCCTGAAGCAACTCAAAGGGGACCCCGGTAGGAAATACCAGCTCAGCAATGATGTGGCTTATGAACCGCTAATGAACTACCTGGAT TCCTACTACTTCGGGGAGATCAGCATCGGGACCCCCCCGCAAAATTTCCTGGTGCTCTTCGACACCGGCTCTGGCAACCTGTGGGTGCCCTCCACCTCCTGCCAGACCGCAGCCTGCG AAAATCACTCCAGGTTCAACCCCAGCCAGTCGTCCACCTTCTCGGGCATCGACGCGACCTACACCCTGAGCTACGGGTTCGGTGACGTGTCGGTGGAGTTGGGGTACGACACCGTGACA ATCCAGAACATCGTCGTCAGCAGCCAGGAGTTTGGCCTGAGCCTGAATGAGCCAACCAGCCCCTTTTACTACCTGGACTTCGATGGGATTTTGGGCATGTCTTACCCGGGCGTTGGCATCAGCGGTTACAACACGCTCATGCAGAACATGCTCCAGCAGAACCAGCTCTCCGAACCCATCTTCAGCTTCTATTATTC CAACCCAACCTATAATTACGGCGGGGAAGTCATCCTCGGAGGGATTGACACCCAGCTGTACTCCGGGGAGATTTTATGGACTCCTGTGGTCCAGGAGTTGTACTGGAAGATCGGTATCGAGGA GTTCTCCATCGGGCAGTCAGCCACCGGCTGGTGCAGCCAAGGTTGTTATGGCATCGTGGACACCGGGACGTTCCTGCTGACTGTCCCAGGACAATTCATGTCAACCTTCCTGGGGGCACTGGGCGCGGAGGAGACTGACAACGGG ttcCTCGTCGACTGCAGCAGCGTCCAGAGCATGCCCACCCTCTACTTCACCATCAGTGGAGCCCAGTTACCGCTGCCGCCCTCTGTCTATGTCTTAAAC AACAACGGCGTCTGCACCGTTGCGGTTGAGAGCACGTACGTGTCCTCCGGCAGCGGCCAGCCCCTCTGGATCCTCGGCAACATCTTCCTCCGGCAGTATTACTCCATCTTCGACATGGCCAACAACAGAGTTGGCCTTGCCCTGTCAGCCTAG
- the TFEB gene encoding transcription factor EB translates to MASRIGLRMELMKQQAQQEAERERMQQQMMMNYMQQQRMPVASTPAINTPVHYQSPPPVPGEVLKVQSYLENPTTYHLQKSRDKKVQAYLSETYGNKFAAHVSPASHSPKPPPAASPGVRPGHVMSSSAGNSAPNSPMAMLNIGSNPEREFDEVIDDIMRLDDVLGYMNPEVHMPNTLPMSSSHMNVYSGDPQVTASLVGVTSSSCPADLTQKRELTDAESRALAKERQKKDNHNLIERRRRFNINDRIKELGMLIPKANDLDVRWNKGTILKASVDYIKRMQKDLQRSRDLENHSRRLEMTNKQLLLRIQELEMQARVHGLPTSSPSGVNVAELAQQMVKQEASGDEGMLEPLLPPPDPESQPQPALPPPPQSPYHQLDFTHSLSFDDGSRGFPDSLEPGHSASFPSLSKKELDLMLMQDTMLPLASDPLFSAMSPEASKASSRRSSFSMEDADML, encoded by the exons ATGGCGTCCCGCATCGGCCTGCGGATGGAGCTGATGAAGCAGCAGGCGCAGCAGGAGGCCGAGAGGGAGCGCATGCAGCAGCAGATGATGATGAACTACATGCAGCAGCAGCGGATGCCGGTGGCCTCCACCCCAGCCATCAACACCCCTGTCCACTACCAGTCCCCACCGCCCGTGCCTGGAGAGGTCCTCAAG GTCCAGTCCTACCTGGAAAACCCCACCACGTACCACCTGCAGAAGTCGCGGGACAAGAAGGTTCAGGCTTATCTCTCCGAAACCTACGGGAACAAGTTTGCTGCCCACGTCAGCCCCGCCAGCCACTCTCCCaagccgccccccgccgcgtcCCCAGGGGTCCGACCCGGCCACGTCATGTCCTCCTCGGCGGGGAACAGCGCACCCAACAGCCCCATGGCCATGCTCAACATCGGCTCCAACCCCGAGCGTGAG TTCGATGAGGTCATCGATGACATCATGCGCCTGGATGACGTTTTGGGCTACATGAACCCCGAAGTCCACATGCCCAACACA ctgccGATGTCCAGCAGTCACATGAATGTCTATAGCGGGGACCCCCAGGTGACGGCCTCTCTCGTAGGTGtcaccagcagctcctgccccgcCGACCTCACCCAGAAGAGAGAGCTCACAG ATGCCGAGAGCCGAGCCCTGGCGAAAGAGCGCCAGAAGAAAGACAATCACAACCTGA TTGAGAGACGGCGACGGTTTAACATCAACGACCGCATCAAGGAGCTGGGGATGCTGATCCCCAAGGCCAACGACCT CGACGTGCGCTGGAACAAAGGGACAATCCTGAAGGCGTCTGTGGACTACATCAAGAGGATGCAGAAGGACTTGCAGAGGTCACGAGACCTGGAGAATCACTCGCGGCGTCTGGAGATGACGAataagcagctgctgctccgcATCCAG gagctggagatgCAGGCACGCGTCCATGGGCTGCCCACCTCCTCGCCCTCGGGCGTCAACGTGGCCGAGCTGGCTCAGCAGATGGTCAAGCAAGAAGCCAGCGGGGACGAGGGGATGCTGGAGCCACTGCTGCCACCCCCGGACCCCGAATCGCAGCCGCAGCCGGCGCTCCCTCCACCACCCCAGTCTCCCTACCACCAGCTGGACTTTACCCACAGCCTGAGCTTCGACGACGGCTCCCGGGGCTTCCCGGACAGCCTGGAGCCCGGGCACAGCGCTTCCTTCCCATCCCTATCCAAGAAGGAGCTGGACTTGATGCTGATGCAGGACACCATGCTGCCCCTGGCCTCCGACCCCTTGTTCTCAGCCATGTCCCCGGAGGCCTCCAAGGCCAGCAGTCGCCGGAGCAGCTTCAGCATGGAGGATGCAGACATGCTGTGA